A single region of the Thermodesulfatator indicus DSM 15286 genome encodes:
- a CDS encoding futalosine nucleosidase: MKILVPTEIEASRLRPKGLSPEIIGMGPVEAALGAYQALLNQNKGPVILAGIGGAYPDSQLNTGDIALASVEFFGDLGICYDIGFQPFSEKLPVKKECSLRHPLLEKALAILEDNGFSPECGPFVTVCCATRDISRAELLAIKHQNALIENMEGFSVALVAQKLGFPLIEIRAVSNLLTEPDSPWAIDTALEKLGEALLCLNQKL, encoded by the coding sequence ATGAAAATCTTAGTCCCTACGGAAATAGAAGCGTCTCGTTTGCGCCCAAAAGGCCTAAGCCCTGAAATAATAGGCATGGGGCCGGTGGAAGCGGCCCTTGGAGCTTACCAGGCTCTTTTAAATCAAAATAAAGGTCCCGTTATTCTGGCAGGCATTGGTGGAGCCTATCCAGACAGCCAACTCAACACAGGAGACATCGCTCTGGCTAGTGTAGAATTTTTCGGAGATCTGGGAATATGCTACGACATAGGTTTTCAACCATTTTCCGAAAAACTTCCGGTCAAAAAAGAATGTTCTTTACGCCACCCTTTACTGGAAAAAGCCCTGGCTATTTTAGAAGATAATGGGTTTTCCCCTGAGTGTGGACCTTTTGTAACAGTGTGTTGCGCTACGAGGGATATTTCACGGGCAGAGCTTTTGGCCATAAAACATCAAAATGCCCTTATTGAAAACATGGAGGGCTTCTCTGTAGCTTTGGTAGCTCAAAAACTTGGTTTCCCCTTGATTGAAATCCGAGCGGTTAGTAATCTTTTAACAGAACCAGATAGCCCCTGGGCTATAGATACGGCACTTGAAAAGCTCGGAGAAGCCTTGTTATGCCTCAATCAAAAACTTTAA
- the phoU gene encoding phosphate signaling complex protein PhoU: protein MNIHLQKDLQELKRYLLEMCRLVSESVRTAVKAFEERDPELAKRVIKQDHKIDAIENEILVFCMKILALHHPLARDLRFITSAMSMIRDLERLGDQAVNIAERVEDIVKRGVFTCPVDLSDMAKEALGMLDGALEAFVTQDPEKACAVCLRDGKVDDFQNVLIGQVIECMKSNPQIIDMGVDYIIAIQNLERVADLATNISEEVVFLVEGRIIRHTEICESYISEIKEEKFEISKRKEVIEKKDLFDLLEEHARLVIRCVNMLPKALEVFFQKNLEACHKIYTDLVQIEREADSLKKNIRGHLPHGIILPVDKFELFMYLKEQDAIADAAEEILKWLTFKEYEVSEDISFQLVLLTKHNIETTELLIPLLEYAKAYLSLEDTIAREKAKEVIRNIRSREHESDEIATTLKREIFNIEQDAVSILHLLRVTELICQLSGRAENAGDLMRAMLAKV from the coding sequence ATGAATATTCATCTTCAAAAAGATCTACAAGAACTTAAACGTTATCTCTTAGAAATGTGTCGTCTAGTTTCTGAGTCTGTACGTACGGCGGTAAAGGCCTTTGAAGAAAGAGACCCTGAACTAGCCAAACGGGTTATAAAGCAAGACCACAAAATAGACGCCATAGAAAATGAAATTCTTGTTTTTTGTATGAAAATACTGGCTCTTCATCATCCCCTGGCTAGAGATTTGCGTTTTATAACTTCCGCCATGAGCATGATACGTGACTTAGAACGCTTAGGAGACCAGGCAGTAAATATCGCCGAAAGAGTAGAAGATATCGTCAAAAGAGGAGTTTTTACCTGCCCGGTAGATTTAAGTGATATGGCCAAAGAGGCCTTAGGGATGCTCGACGGAGCCTTAGAAGCCTTTGTGACTCAAGATCCTGAAAAGGCTTGTGCTGTTTGTCTTAGAGACGGGAAAGTTGATGATTTTCAAAATGTTCTTATTGGCCAAGTTATTGAGTGTATGAAATCTAACCCCCAAATAATAGATATGGGTGTTGATTATATTATTGCTATCCAGAATCTTGAAAGAGTAGCAGATTTAGCCACAAACATTTCCGAAGAGGTAGTTTTTCTTGTAGAAGGTCGCATAATTAGACATACAGAAATTTGTGAGTCTTATATAAGCGAAATCAAAGAGGAAAAATTTGAAATTTCGAAACGAAAAGAGGTTATAGAGAAGAAAGATCTCTTTGATTTACTTGAAGAACATGCCCGACTGGTTATTCGCTGCGTGAATATGCTCCCCAAAGCCCTTGAAGTATTCTTTCAAAAAAATTTAGAAGCTTGCCACAAAATTTATACGGATCTGGTTCAAATTGAACGCGAAGCTGACTCATTGAAGAAAAATATTCGCGGCCATCTTCCTCACGGAATAATTCTTCCGGTGGATAAATTTGAATTATTTATGTATCTCAAAGAACAAGATGCCATTGCTGATGCTGCAGAAGAAATCCTTAAATGGCTTACTTTTAAGGAATATGAAGTTTCTGAAGATATTTCTTTTCAGTTAGTTTTATTAACTAAGCATAATATCGAAACTACAGAGCTTTTAATTCCTCTTTTAGAATATGCTAAAGCTTATTTAAGCCTGGAAGACACCATTGCCAGAGAAAAAGCTAAAGAGGTAATCCGTAACATCCGTTCACGTGAACATGAAAGTGATGAAATCGCCACCACTTTAAAACGAGAAATTTTTAACATAGAACAAGACGCTGTTTCTATTCTCCATTTGCTGAGGGTTACTGAATTAATATGCCAGTTATCTGGCCGAGCAGAAAACGCAGGAGACCTTATGCGGGCTATGCTAGCCAAAGTGTAG
- the pstB gene encoding phosphate ABC transporter ATP-binding protein PstB produces the protein MSIENPIFRVEDLCAYYGDFMAVKHVSMSIPEKKVTAFMGPSGCGKTTILRCFNRLHELTPGAWYSGKIFLRDQDILEMDPILVRRKVGMVFQKPNPFPTMTIYDNVLAGYKLLGIRLKKEEADRICEEALRKAALWDEVKDILHRRGTFLSGGQQQRLCIARALAVNPEVLLMDEPTSALDPKATLQIENLIVELKKSVTIVIVTHNMPQAGRVSDYSAFFYLGELVEFGPTAEMFTNPKDPRTEEYLTGKFS, from the coding sequence ATGAGCATTGAAAACCCCATCTTTCGTGTGGAAGATCTCTGTGCCTACTATGGCGATTTTATGGCCGTTAAACATGTATCTATGTCTATACCTGAAAAAAAAGTTACCGCTTTCATGGGGCCTTCTGGCTGCGGCAAGACCACCATTTTGCGGTGTTTTAATCGTCTCCACGAGCTCACCCCTGGAGCCTGGTACTCAGGAAAAATATTTTTAAGAGATCAGGATATCCTTGAGATGGATCCTATTCTCGTAAGACGTAAAGTAGGAATGGTTTTTCAAAAGCCTAATCCTTTCCCCACTATGACTATTTATGACAATGTGCTGGCCGGATACAAACTCCTGGGGATCCGCCTCAAAAAAGAAGAAGCTGACCGTATTTGCGAAGAGGCCTTACGCAAAGCCGCTTTGTGGGATGAAGTAAAGGATATTCTTCATAGACGAGGGACTTTTCTCTCTGGTGGACAGCAGCAACGCTTATGTATTGCTCGTGCTTTAGCCGTAAACCCAGAAGTCCTGCTCATGGATGAGCCCACCTCTGCCCTTGACCCTAAAGCCACCCTACAAATAGAGAACTTAATCGTTGAGCTAAAAAAATCAGTAACTATCGTCATCGTAACCCATAATATGCCCCAAGCTGGACGAGTGTCAGACTATTCAGCCTTTTTCTATTTAGGAGAACTAGTAGAGTTTGGCCCTACAGCGGAGATGTTTACTAATCCGAAAGACCCACGCACCGAAGAATATTTAACTGGAAAATTTAGCTAA
- the pstA gene encoding phosphate ABC transporter permease PstA: MNNVNNVKYQWRKTKNQIILATIAILAIIPAIPLFIILFQLFQKGISSLSIDFFLNLPAPPGEPGGGIKNAIVGTFIIVGLASLMGVPLSIMAGIYLSEYGKESKFAHLVRMCADIFQGVPSIVIGIIAYAWVVKPMGKFSALSGSVALAIMMIPVVVRTTEEVLRLVPNILREASLALGVPYWRTVLKVVLPTGMVGVTTGVLIAVARIAGETAPLLFTAFGNPFMTYNPLEPMNALPLLIFNYSMSPYEDWWQQAWGASIVLITIVLLLNIASRILARRVAGEK; this comes from the coding sequence ATGAACAACGTTAACAATGTTAAATACCAGTGGCGAAAGACTAAAAATCAAATAATTCTGGCTACTATAGCCATTTTGGCCATAATTCCAGCTATTCCCCTTTTCATAATACTTTTTCAGCTCTTTCAAAAAGGCATAAGCAGTCTAAGCATTGACTTTTTTCTCAATCTTCCGGCCCCTCCTGGAGAGCCAGGCGGCGGTATCAAAAACGCCATTGTGGGTACTTTCATTATTGTTGGCCTGGCCTCTCTTATGGGAGTTCCTCTTTCCATAATGGCAGGCATTTATCTTTCCGAGTACGGCAAGGAATCCAAATTTGCCCACCTGGTTAGAATGTGTGCGGATATTTTCCAAGGAGTTCCATCTATCGTTATCGGTATCATTGCTTACGCCTGGGTAGTTAAACCTATGGGCAAGTTTTCTGCTTTATCAGGTTCAGTGGCTCTCGCCATTATGATGATTCCGGTAGTAGTGCGCACTACTGAAGAGGTTTTACGCCTGGTTCCAAATATTTTGAGGGAGGCTTCCCTCGCTCTGGGAGTGCCTTACTGGCGCACAGTTTTAAAGGTGGTTTTGCCAACTGGCATGGTTGGCGTAACCACAGGAGTATTGATAGCTGTAGCGCGTATTGCTGGAGAAACAGCCCCTCTACTTTTTACCGCCTTTGGTAATCCTTTTATGACTTATAACCCTCTGGAACCGATGAATGCGTTGCCTTTGCTCATATTCAATTATTCTATGAGTCCGTATGAAGACTGGTGGCAACAGGCCTGGGGAGCTTCAATTGTCCTAATCACTATCGTTCTTCTGCTAAATATCGCATCAAGAATATTGGCCCGTCGGGTAGCGGGTGAAAAATAG
- the pstC gene encoding phosphate ABC transporter permease subunit PstC translates to MNDKNLSPPLKIWDDVFRYLAIGSGLIVILLIIASLITLIIQSWPAIKHYGLSFIWSTDWNPLANKYGALPFIVGTLLTSFLALLIAAPFALAGAIFLGELAPKKIAEPVSFIMELLAGIPSVIYGLWALFFLVPIIRKLEMKIGAPPYGLGIFTASLVLAIMILPYALSVARDVIKLCPNDLKEAAYGLGATRWETIRGVILPYAKSGIVAGIVLALGRALGETMAVTMVIGNKSTIPSSIWDLGNTMASVIANEFNEAQGLHLAVLVEIGLLLFIITVLVNLIARVFIIKTRV, encoded by the coding sequence ATGAACGATAAAAATCTATCTCCACCATTAAAAATCTGGGATGATGTATTTAGGTATTTGGCCATTGGGTCAGGGCTTATAGTTATTTTGTTGATTATTGCTTCTTTAATAACATTGATAATCCAGTCCTGGCCGGCCATTAAACATTATGGTTTAAGTTTTATCTGGAGTACTGACTGGAACCCTCTAGCCAACAAGTATGGCGCTTTACCTTTTATCGTAGGGACTCTACTCACCTCGTTTCTAGCCTTGCTTATAGCCGCCCCTTTTGCTCTCGCCGGAGCAATATTTTTGGGAGAACTAGCCCCTAAAAAAATAGCTGAACCAGTTTCTTTCATAATGGAACTTCTAGCCGGAATTCCTTCAGTAATTTACGGTCTCTGGGCCCTTTTCTTCCTCGTCCCCATAATCAGAAAACTCGAAATGAAAATTGGTGCTCCTCCTTACGGCCTTGGAATTTTTACGGCTTCTTTGGTTTTGGCCATTATGATTTTGCCTTATGCCCTTTCAGTGGCTCGCGATGTAATAAAACTTTGTCCTAATGATTTAAAAGAAGCCGCTTATGGTCTGGGAGCCACTCGCTGGGAAACAATTAGAGGCGTTATCCTTCCATACGCCAAGTCAGGCATAGTAGCAGGCATTGTACTGGCCCTAGGAAGAGCCCTTGGGGAAACCATGGCTGTTACCATGGTAATCGGAAACAAGTCAACTATCCCTTCAAGTATCTGGGATTTAGGAAACACTATGGCCAGTGTTATTGCCAATGAGTTTAACGAAGCACAAGGGCTACACCTGGCTGTGCTTGTAGAAATAGGGCTTCTTCTTTTTATCATCACGGTTTTAGTAAATCTTATTGCTCGTGTCTTTATTATTAAAACTAGGGTGTAA
- a CDS encoding DUF362 domain-containing protein codes for MATKVYFTDLKVDNKKSLLEKIPKLLEPFNLAERFRQNSLVAVKLHFGEWGNLAHLRPQWARKVVEVLKGLSVKPFLTDTNTLYKGSRSDAVSHIETAIANGFDFAVVKAPVIIADGLRGNSYELIKLDLPVLKEFYIAKEIYRADGLVVLTHFKGHELSGFGGTIKNLAMGGAARKGKLQQHSTLTPKVNKRLCAGCGTCLEFCPVEAPELAVGAKKKRFRINPKKCIGCGECIAVCPKGAIKVQWNEQAVPFMKKMAEYAYAVLSNKQGRAVFLNFIMDVSPACDCHHYNDYPVVRNIGILASDDPVAIDQASVELVNAEPSLPGAKICADPGEDKFKSLYPKVDWEIQLAHAEEIGLGTRDYELVRV; via the coding sequence ATGGCAACTAAAGTTTATTTTACGGACTTAAAAGTAGATAATAAAAAGAGCCTGCTGGAAAAAATTCCCAAACTTTTAGAACCTTTTAATTTAGCCGAACGTTTTCGCCAAAATTCTTTAGTGGCGGTAAAACTTCACTTTGGTGAATGGGGAAATCTGGCCCATCTTCGACCCCAGTGGGCTAGAAAAGTGGTTGAAGTCCTTAAAGGCCTTTCAGTTAAGCCTTTTCTTACGGATACCAACACCCTTTACAAAGGTAGCCGCTCTGACGCCGTCTCTCATATTGAGACCGCTATTGCCAATGGATTTGATTTTGCGGTAGTAAAGGCTCCAGTGATTATTGCGGACGGTTTACGGGGTAATTCTTACGAACTGATAAAGCTTGATCTTCCGGTCTTGAAAGAATTTTACATAGCCAAAGAAATTTACCGGGCCGATGGTCTAGTGGTGCTTACTCATTTTAAAGGTCACGAGCTTTCTGGCTTTGGAGGCACTATAAAAAACCTGGCTATGGGAGGAGCGGCCCGTAAAGGCAAACTTCAGCAACATTCAACTCTTACTCCCAAAGTTAATAAACGTTTGTGCGCAGGTTGTGGCACTTGCCTTGAATTTTGTCCGGTAGAGGCGCCAGAGCTGGCCGTGGGAGCCAAAAAGAAACGTTTCCGCATTAACCCTAAAAAATGTATTGGCTGCGGGGAATGTATCGCCGTATGTCCTAAAGGAGCCATTAAAGTACAATGGAATGAACAGGCCGTGCCTTTTATGAAGAAAATGGCCGAATACGCCTATGCTGTTCTTTCTAATAAACAGGGGCGAGCGGTTTTTTTGAATTTTATCATGGATGTTTCTCCTGCCTGTGATTGCCATCACTACAACGACTATCCGGTGGTGAGAAATATCGGTATTTTGGCCTCTGATGATCCGGTAGCCATTGATCAGGCTTCAGTGGAGCTGGTAAACGCCGAGCCTTCTCTTCCTGGAGCAAAGATATGCGCCGATCCAGGAGAAGATAAGTTTAAGAGTTTATACCCTAAAGTAGATTGGGAAATTCAGCTAGCTCATGCCGAAGAAATAGGTTTGGGAACGAGAGATTACGAACTCGTGAGAGTATGA
- a CDS encoding Mut7-C RNAse domain-containing protein, whose amino-acid sequence MKKLIADKTVGKLAKWLRILGIPCEMQEIKSLKEIPKEAILFTRSRRIASSQTILLESDKVEEQLKFVFEKLPELKGQIKPFSLCLRCNQKLEPVSKEEVFGLVPDYIYETFGYFKRCPLCGRIYWPGSHQKRMSSALKSILAVKEAQE is encoded by the coding sequence ATGAAAAAACTCATTGCCGATAAAACCGTTGGTAAGCTTGCCAAGTGGTTGCGCATTTTAGGTATCCCTTGTGAAATGCAAGAAATTAAGAGCTTAAAGGAAATTCCGAAAGAAGCTATTTTATTTACCCGTTCAAGGCGGATTGCCTCTTCCCAAACAATCTTGCTGGAAAGCGATAAAGTGGAAGAACAGCTTAAATTTGTTTTTGAAAAACTTCCTGAACTTAAAGGTCAAATCAAGCCTTTTAGCCTTTGTCTCAGGTGTAACCAAAAGCTTGAGCCAGTTTCTAAAGAAGAAGTCTTCGGCCTGGTGCCTGACTATATCTATGAAACCTTTGGGTACTTTAAACGTTGCCCGCTATGTGGGCGTATTTACTGGCCAGGTAGTCATCAAAAGCGTATGTCATCTGCGCTTAAGTCTATTCTTGCGGTGAAGGAGGCTCAGGAGTAA
- a CDS encoding DUF4198 domain-containing protein: MRTLIVFLLVFCWVSSSWGYFLTVFDPKGQGYALKGQEIQFFVLRTEPFQGIVYDLKAPKGKVFRPDKKTEPLAFVRVMFKDFSTGKKRFAWKVKYVPTLAGDYYFLFITQPTLMPAIGEVWQEIVKVPLHVEEEKGWGQILEQKFEIVPMTRPYGLSVGQIFRGQILFEGKPAPKVFVQVVRFNGVYLSPDKLPKDKFGKRDTPRMYFSLYTDENGEFSIGFPQDGWWLITAKIPYGKHMIGNTSYPLFLRTSFWLYVGKPFKLPEKAPVLTPEPPSPQE; this comes from the coding sequence ATGCGCACACTCATTGTTTTTCTTTTAGTATTCTGCTGGGTAAGCTCGAGTTGGGGCTATTTTCTTACGGTGTTTGACCCTAAAGGCCAGGGATATGCCTTAAAGGGCCAGGAGATACAGTTTTTTGTCCTGCGAACAGAGCCCTTCCAGGGAATAGTCTATGACCTCAAAGCCCCCAAGGGTAAAGTCTTTAGACCGGACAAAAAAACAGAACCCCTGGCTTTTGTGCGGGTAATGTTCAAGGATTTTTCCACCGGGAAAAAGCGTTTTGCCTGGAAAGTCAAATATGTCCCCACTCTGGCAGGGGATTATTATTTCTTATTCATCACTCAGCCAACTCTTATGCCCGCTATCGGTGAAGTGTGGCAGGAGATAGTTAAAGTTCCATTACACGTAGAAGAAGAAAAGGGCTGGGGGCAAATTCTCGAGCAAAAATTTGAAATAGTACCCATGACCCGCCCTTACGGGCTTTCTGTTGGCCAGATCTTTAGAGGCCAAATCTTGTTTGAGGGGAAACCCGCCCCCAAAGTGTTTGTACAGGTCGTTCGGTTTAACGGCGTTTATCTTTCTCCTGATAAACTCCCCAAAGATAAATTTGGTAAAAGGGATACCCCGCGGATGTATTTTTCTCTTTATACGGATGAGAACGGCGAGTTCAGTATAGGCTTTCCTCAAGATGGCTGGTGGCTAATAACCGCCAAAATACCTTACGGGAAACACATGATAGGAAATACTAGCTATCCCTTATTTTTGAGAACTTCTTTCTGGCTTTACGTAGGCAAACCTTTCAAACTTCCCGAAAAAGCACCTGTTCTTACTCCTGAGCCTCCTTCACCGCAAGAATAG
- a CDS encoding serine hydrolase domain-containing protein has protein sequence MPKPFPQEIAEMMRRGVKEKVFPGAVLAVWHAGEVYMEAFGWQEILPVPRQASLETYYDLASLSKPLATGLCLMRLLAEGKIELGQRLYEFFSVPFWFKEVTTANLLSHSAGLPAHRPYFVKLITYPPEKRKDLVITWILKEPLAYPVGKKHIYSDLGFILLGGIIEIVSGKTLEEFFEDTLKMLGLSSKGILFRPKDKEQAAATEVCPWRGKLIKGEVHDENAWVLGGVAGHAGLFGKAKEILRLLLFLLNAYLGRENRNFLTQKIVSLFWNWHSEAGTWALAFDRPSPQGSSAGEFISRKALGHLGFTGTSFWIDFENELIVLLLSNRVHPHRQPNKLKVFRPALHDLIFKKIVGSAV, from the coding sequence ATGCCTAAGCCCTTCCCTCAAGAAATTGCCGAAATGATGCGCCGGGGCGTAAAAGAAAAGGTCTTTCCCGGAGCAGTACTGGCGGTGTGGCACGCTGGCGAAGTTTACATGGAAGCTTTTGGCTGGCAAGAAATTTTGCCTGTCCCTCGCCAGGCTAGCCTTGAAACGTACTATGACCTTGCTTCTCTTAGCAAACCTCTGGCCACCGGCCTTTGCTTGATGAGGCTTTTAGCTGAAGGAAAGATAGAACTTGGCCAAAGGCTTTATGAGTTTTTCTCCGTGCCATTTTGGTTTAAAGAAGTAACCACAGCTAACTTGTTAAGTCATAGCGCCGGCCTTCCCGCTCACAGGCCTTATTTTGTTAAACTCATCACTTATCCTCCAGAAAAACGTAAAGACTTGGTTATCACCTGGATTCTTAAAGAACCCCTGGCTTATCCGGTGGGGAAAAAGCATATCTATAGTGACCTGGGCTTTATTCTTCTGGGAGGAATCATAGAAATAGTTAGCGGAAAAACTCTAGAAGAATTCTTTGAAGACACATTAAAAATGCTTGGGCTTTCTTCAAAGGGTATTCTTTTTAGGCCTAAAGATAAAGAACAGGCGGCCGCTACTGAGGTTTGCCCCTGGCGGGGGAAGCTCATAAAAGGCGAGGTGCACGACGAAAACGCCTGGGTACTAGGTGGCGTAGCTGGCCACGCCGGATTATTTGGTAAGGCAAAAGAAATACTCAGGCTCCTTTTGTTTTTGCTAAATGCCTATTTGGGCCGAGAAAACCGCAATTTTTTGACCCAAAAAATAGTTTCCCTTTTCTGGAACTGGCACTCAGAGGCGGGCACCTGGGCTTTAGCCTTTGACCGACCAAGCCCTCAAGGTTCAAGTGCCGGAGAATTTATCTCAAGGAAAGCCTTGGGGCACCTTGGTTTTACCGGCACTTCTTTCTGGATTGACTTTGAAAACGAGTTGATCGTCCTTCTTTTGAGCAACCGGGTGCATCCCCACCGCCAGCCTAATAAACTTAAGGTTTTCCGACCCGCCTTACATGATTTAATCTTTAAGAAAATTGTCGGTTCAGCCGTTTAA
- the hslO gene encoding Hsp33 family molecular chaperone HslO, whose amino-acid sequence MSYAVRGMTKDGAFRIFAADTKDIVEEARKIHGTSPTATAVLGRALTAAALLGLDLKTGRVMIQINGGGPIGEVLAEADAQGSVRGLVQKPNIHLTPQKGKLLVGQAVGRDGFISVTRDLGLKEPYQGSTKLISGEIAEDVSYYLTVSEQIPSAVGLGVFVDTDNQVKAAGGFLIQTLPAATDEQIANIEEVLKKLPPVTSLLREEELSPEEILYRIFGRDNVEILEKRPLAYRCRCSRDRVERALIALGPEEIEELIKKNEPARITCDFCNREYIFTVEELEKLLSQIEEKSRRELDA is encoded by the coding sequence ATGAGTTACGCTGTTCGCGGAATGACCAAAGACGGGGCTTTTCGTATATTTGCTGCTGACACCAAAGACATTGTAGAAGAAGCCAGAAAGATCCACGGCACTTCCCCTACAGCCACGGCGGTTCTTGGGCGCGCCCTTACCGCCGCTGCCCTCCTTGGCTTAGACTTAAAAACCGGGCGCGTCATGATCCAGATAAACGGAGGTGGCCCGATAGGCGAGGTGCTTGCAGAAGCTGATGCCCAAGGAAGCGTACGCGGTTTGGTACAAAAACCAAATATCCACCTGACCCCGCAAAAGGGGAAACTCCTGGTAGGCCAGGCCGTAGGGAGAGACGGCTTTATTTCCGTGACCCGCGATTTGGGTTTAAAAGAGCCTTACCAGGGCTCTACCAAGCTTATTTCCGGCGAGATTGCCGAAGACGTTAGCTACTATCTTACAGTTTCTGAGCAAATTCCCTCTGCGGTGGGGCTTGGTGTTTTTGTGGACACAGACAACCAGGTAAAAGCTGCTGGCGGCTTTTTGATTCAAACCCTTCCCGCGGCCACTGACGAACAAATTGCCAACATCGAAGAAGTACTCAAAAAACTGCCTCCAGTAACGAGCCTATTGCGCGAAGAAGAGCTAAGCCCTGAAGAGATACTTTATCGCATTTTTGGCCGGGATAATGTGGAAATTTTAGAAAAAAGGCCCCTTGCCTACCGCTGCCGCTGCTCTCGCGATCGGGTAGAAAGGGCCCTCATCGCCCTTGGGCCTGAAGAAATAGAAGAACTTATCAAGAAGAATGAACCTGCCCGCATAACCTGCGATTTCTGCAACCGAGAATATATTTTCACCGTTGAAGAGCTTGAAAAGCTCCTTTCACAAATTGAGGAAAAGAGCCGCCGCGAACTAGATGCCTAA
- the proC gene encoding pyrroline-5-carboxylate reductase: MSLKGLKIGFIGGGQMASAIIKGLIDSKAALPENIIVSEPSPERREYLKNTFPGIKIIFDNCALVKEADLIVLAVKPQIIKEVLKEITLCVDTSRHLIISIAAGIPIALLEAHLPEKIKVVRVMPNTPALVQAGISVYTGGRYTSSEDLALAREFLEAFGKAIELPETYFDAVTGLSGSGPAYVAAFVEALIDGGVKVGLPRPVAEILAQETILGTLKLMQGTGKNPYELKSMVTSPGGTTICGLKALEEGAFKATVMDAVEESANRSKELTLLALKEEN, from the coding sequence ATGTCTCTTAAAGGTTTAAAAATTGGTTTTATAGGTGGCGGCCAGATGGCCTCAGCCATAATCAAAGGCCTAATTGACTCTAAGGCAGCTTTGCCAGAAAATATCATCGTTTCAGAGCCTTCTCCTGAACGCCGCGAATACCTGAAAAACACCTTCCCGGGAATAAAAATTATTTTTGATAACTGTGCCCTGGTAAAAGAAGCTGATTTAATAGTTCTGGCGGTAAAACCACAAATTATCAAAGAAGTTTTAAAAGAGATTACTCTTTGTGTGGATACTTCGCGTCATCTAATTATTTCCATTGCCGCCGGCATTCCTATAGCTCTCCTTGAAGCCCATCTTCCAGAAAAAATCAAAGTGGTCAGGGTTATGCCCAACACCCCGGCCTTAGTCCAGGCAGGGATTTCTGTTTACACCGGCGGGCGCTACACCTCGTCAGAAGACCTGGCTCTCGCCCGAGAATTCTTGGAAGCCTTTGGTAAAGCCATAGAACTTCCTGAAACATATTTTGACGCGGTAACCGGGCTTTCAGGAAGTGGGCCGGCTTATGTAGCCGCTTTTGTGGAGGCCTTGATAGACGGCGGCGTAAAAGTTGGCCTTCCCCGGCCGGTAGCTGAAATTCTTGCCCAAGAAACAATACTTGGAACTCTGAAATTAATGCAGGGGACAGGCAAAAATCCATACGAGTTAAAAAGCATGGTAACCTCGCCTGGTGGTACTACCATTTGTGGCTTAAAAGCTTTGGAAGAAGGCGCTTTTAAGGCCACAGTAATGGACGCAGTAGAAGAGTCTGCCAATCGCTCTAAAGAACTCACTCTTTTAGCCCTCAAGGAGGAAAACTAA